Within the Bacteroidia bacterium genome, the region AGCTGCGATATTGCCGGGACCAAAGGAGATATAACCATTCGAACCGATCCAGCATTTATCCACCGTATACCAGTAATAGGTGAAAGGGCCGCCCAGGGGCTTGGGGCCGATAAAATTATCATCACCGAAACCACTCAGCTGGCTTCCGATCTGTGTAATATCCCACCAGGCGTAGCTCGGGCCTCCGGGTTCATTGCTGTCCTTCCAAATATATCCGAATGCGTCCGGACCACCCTGATTAGCCTGAGTGCTTGAAAATAAAACAGTTGTAATAAATAAAAGCGATAGAACGTTTTTCATTTTTTAAGTTTTTTACAGGGAACCAAATTAGACTATTTTCACGAACCGGCAAAGATGAATTTCCTGGCACATTTATATTTATCCCGTCACGATGATCAGTTAATGGTGGGAAACTTCATTGCCGATTCGGTAAAAGGCCGGGGCTGGGAGAAATTTGAGCCAGGGATCTCTGACGGTATACTCATGCACCGCAAGATCGATGACTACACCGACCGGCATCCCGTATTCCGGGAGTCCACTGTTCTACTCCGGCCTCACTTTGGAAAGTTTGCCGGCGTAGTTACGGATATATATTATGATCACTTTCTGGCCAAACATTACAAACACTATTCGGGAGAGTCGCTGGTGGAATTCACGGAGAGGGTGCATTTGCTTCTCCGTTCCCGGGAACACATCATGCCGGAACGCTCCCGTTTGTTTTTTCAGTATATGCAGAGCCGTAATATTCCGCTTCCCTATGCTGAGCTGGAGGGTATTTCCATGGTTCTTCGCGGAATGAGCCGCAGATCAGTCACACCAAACAGAATGCATGAAGGAAAGGCTGTTCTGGAACTTCACTACGCGGCGCTGGAAGAGCAGTTCTCGCGGTTCTTCCCTGATGCCATCAGAGCATTCGCTCCGTGAAGCGCAGTGCGGCGAAGGAAAAGAACGGTGCTGCCAGTACGTCAATAGAATAATGTACATGCTGTAACACCAGTAATGTGCCCACTCCTGCGGTTACAGACATAAAAACGATTTTAGCCAGACGATGGTGAACGAGCATTGAAAACAGAAACAAGGTGGCCACATGTCCGGAGAAAAAAAGATCTTTTGTAATCACCTGCCCCCGGTAAGCCGTTGCTTCCAGCACAACATCTCTTAACTCAATAAATCCCGAAGGAGGCTCGAGAGGAACCAGAAACATGGTTACGGCCCTTAAGAATAACAGTGCGGTAAAGGAAAACACAAAGCGATTCATCAGTGAGGGATACACACTGAGATAGATCAATCCGGCAAAAACCGGCAGGTAGGTTGCAATCTGAATCGGAGAGCAAAGGTGGAACGGGCCGATCCGCGCGATCACGGGGTCATTGATAATA harbors:
- a CDS encoding DUF479 domain-containing protein; its protein translation is MNFLAHLYLSRHDDQLMVGNFIADSVKGRGWEKFEPGISDGILMHRKIDDYTDRHPVFRESTVLLRPHFGKFAGVVTDIYYDHFLAKHYKHYSGESLVEFTERVHLLLRSREHIMPERSRLFFQYMQSRNIPLPYAELEGISMVLRGMSRRSVTPNRMHEGKAVLELHYAALEEQFSRFFPDAIRAFAP